The following coding sequences are from one Carassius auratus strain Wakin chromosome 15, ASM336829v1, whole genome shotgun sequence window:
- the LOC113115127 gene encoding chemokine-like factor: MLRDHINAKMEVDLAFLKSAKGLLKMSEMVCVFVAFVRYAVASRPPYIAATCMEFFITLGFFLLYLLKLNKIFTLFFWPLIDVFNSFFAAALMCILSLVAVSTYTVKATLSGGIVGFVAAALWSLDGYIHFKKIKFNNPRTSPEAQTGYN; encoded by the exons ATGCTCAGAGATCATATTAATGCCAAAATGGAAGTTGATTTGGCCTTTTTGAAGTCCGCAAAAGGTCTACTGAAAATGTCAGAAATG gtaTGTGTCTTTGTGGCTTTTGTGCGTTATGCAGTGGCATCTAGGCCGCCCTACATTGCAGCGACATGCATGGAATTTTTCATCACACTTGGTTTTTTTCTGCTCTACCTACTGAAACTCAACAAGATTTTCACTCTCTTCTTCTGGCCTCTTATT GATGTGTTCAACTCGTTCTTTGCAGCTGCACTGATGTGTATTCTTAGCCTGGTAGCAGTTTCCACATACACAGTGAAGGCCACTTTGAGCGGAGGG ATCGTGGGTTTTGTGGCTGCAGCCTTGTGGTCTTTGGATGGTTATATCCATttcaaaaaaatcaaattcaaCAATCCAAGAACCAGCCCAGAGGCCCAAACAGGGTACAATTAA
- the tbcela gene encoding tubulin folding cofactor E-like a: protein MEASETEGRSFMQAICEKYSPENFPCRRGPGLGVVVVPSVHQGSPMKDRLNLPSVLVLNGCGISHAGEEGEIAAFCTHVVELDLSHNKLQDWHEIGKIVSNIPNLEFLNLSSNQLSDAVLEPDCTKAFSSIRRLVLNNTQVSWETVHTFTQEMPELEELFLCLNEYTTVTPAAMPCPTLRLLHITDNNLQEWSEVRKFGSMFPALDTLVMANNNLSSIQDSVEILQRLFPNLRSINLHNSGLNRWEDIEKLNCLPKLEEVRLQGIPLLQAYTSMERRSLMIAQLPSVTSLNGSVVTDGEREDAERFFIRYHLDHSEEALPHRYHCLVTKYGKLAPLAEIDLRPRFHAKVEVRYEEKVEQVSIRLDQTVAGLKKQLRTVVQLPTSNMRLYYIDKSSAFGPDELKYNARALHSYSIQDGDEILVVPKTK from the exons ATGGAAGCTTCTGAGACAGAAGGCCGGAGTTTTATGCAGGCGATCTGTGAGAAGTACAGCCCGGAAAACTTCCCTTGCCGTCGGGGTCCTGGCCTGGGTGTCGTGGTTGTGCCGTCTGTACATCAGGGATCACCTATGAAAG ACCGTCTGAACCTGCCCAGTGTTCTGGTTTTGAATGGCTGTGGAATCAGTCATGCAGGAGAAGAGGGAGAAATCGCTGCCTTCTGTACTCATGTTGTTGAACTTGATCTGTCTCATAACAAGCTCCAAGACTGGCATGAG ATCGGCAAGATTGTTTCTAACATCCCGAACCTGGAGTTCTTGAACCTCAGCTCTAATCAGCTGAGTGATGCAGTCTTGGAGCCGGACTGCACAAAGGCCTTTTCTAGCATCCGCCGCCTCGTTCTTAACAATACGCAGGTGTCCTGGGAAACggtgcacacattcacacaagagATGCCTGA ACTAGAGGAGCTGTTCCTGTGCCTTAATGAGTACACCACTGTGACACCGGCCGCCATGCCCTGCCCCACACTGCGTCTGCTTCACATCACAGATAACAACCTCCAGGAGTGGAGTGAAGTACGAAAATTTGGCTCCATGTTTCCTGCACTCGACACTCTGGTTATGGCCAACAACAACCTGAGCTCCATCCAAGACTCGGTAGAAATCCTTCAGAGGCTCTTCCCTAACCTTCGAAGCATCAATCTGCATAACTCAG GACTTAATCGATGGGAGGACATTGAGAAGCTAAACTGTCTGCCCAAACTAGAAGAAGTGAGGTTGCAAGGCATTCCTCTACTGCAAGCTTACACAAGCATGGAGCGTCGCAGTCTAATGATAGCCCA ACTGCCATCAGTGACCTCCCTGAATGGGAGTGTCGTGACGGATGGCGAGAGAGAAGACGCTGAGAGATTCTTCATCCGTTATCACTTGGATCATTCAGAGGAAGCGCTGCCCCACAG ATATCACTGCTTGGTGACCAAATATGGGAAACTGGCTCCTCTGGCTGAGATCGACCTGAGACCACGTTTCCATGCCAAAGTGGAGGTACGCTATGAAGAAAAAGTGGAGCAGGTGAGTATCCGTTTGGACCAGACGGTCGCAGGGCTGAAGAAGCAGCTGAGGACTGTTGTGCAGCTCCCCACCAGCAACATGCGTCTGTACTACATCGACAAGAGTTCTGCCTTTGGCCCTGACGAGTTGAAGTACAACGCACGGGCCTTGCACTCTTACAGCATTCAAGATGGGGATGAGATCCTGGTAGTTCCCAAAACAAAATAA